Proteins encoded in a region of the Acidobacteriota bacterium genome:
- a CDS encoding Rrf2 family transcriptional regulator: MLRLSKKADYALIAITHLTLKPGSSSAREIAEQFDIPIELLAKVLQRLTSRGLLTSQQGTRGGYQLARAATGISIADVIQAIDGPVAVTACSAHADRCGQFAKCNVRDPLWKIREIIVSALRATTVSELARDVAVPEAVSSPAPLLIHASRS, encoded by the coding sequence ATGTTGAGACTCTCAAAGAAGGCGGATTACGCCCTGATTGCCATCACGCACCTGACGCTCAAGCCAGGGTCGTCGAGCGCCAGGGAGATCGCGGAACAGTTCGATATTCCTATCGAATTACTCGCGAAGGTCCTGCAGCGGTTGACCAGTCGAGGCCTGCTGACATCCCAGCAGGGCACCCGGGGAGGCTACCAACTGGCCAGGGCGGCCACGGGTATCTCGATCGCCGACGTGATCCAGGCCATAGACGGACCGGTGGCCGTCACGGCCTGTTCAGCCCACGCCGATCGGTGCGGCCAGTTCGCCAAGTGCAACGTGCGGGACCCGCTGTGGAAGATCCGGGAGATCATCGTCTCGGCGTTGAGGGCGACGACGGTGTCGGAACTGGCGAGGGACGTGGCTGTCCCGGAGGCCGTGTCGTCGCCGGCTCCGTTGTTGATTCATGCCAGTCGGTCGTAA
- a CDS encoding IscS subfamily cysteine desulfurase, with amino-acid sequence MKFPIYFDNHATTPVDRRVLDAMLPYFSEHFGNAASRNHKYGWEAEEAVEIARKQIAGLIGASAKEIVFTSGATESDNLAIRGAAYMYREKGDHIITAVTEHKAVIDTCKRLEKDGFSVTYLPVRKDGLVDLDRLREAITGKTTLISIMAANNEIGVLQPIDEIGAIAKERGVLFHTDAVQAVGKVPFDVNAANVHMASISAHKIYGPKGVGALYVRRRNPRVLLTPIIEGGGHERGMRSGTLNVPGIVGFGMAAELCRLEMPTESAHTRALRDRLNRKLHENLDQLYINGSMEHRLPGSLNISFAYVEGESLLMGINDVAVSSGSACTSASLEPSYVLKALGTGDELAHSSIRFGIGRFNTEEEVDYVADKLVGVVRKLREMSPLYEMAREGVDLSKMQWQAH; translated from the coding sequence CTGAAGTTCCCGATCTACTTTGACAATCATGCGACCACGCCGGTCGATCGGCGCGTCCTCGACGCGATGCTGCCGTATTTCAGCGAACACTTCGGCAACGCCGCCAGCCGCAATCACAAGTACGGATGGGAGGCCGAAGAGGCCGTCGAAATAGCCCGCAAGCAGATTGCCGGCTTGATAGGCGCCAGCGCCAAAGAAATCGTGTTCACCAGCGGCGCGACCGAGTCGGACAACCTCGCCATCCGCGGTGCGGCCTACATGTACCGCGAGAAAGGCGATCACATCATCACGGCGGTCACCGAGCACAAGGCGGTCATCGACACCTGCAAGCGCCTCGAGAAAGACGGCTTCAGCGTGACGTACCTGCCGGTCCGGAAGGACGGCCTGGTCGACCTCGATCGGCTGCGCGAGGCGATTACCGGCAAGACCACGCTCATTTCAATTATGGCCGCCAACAACGAGATTGGCGTGCTGCAGCCGATCGATGAGATTGGCGCGATTGCGAAAGAGCGCGGCGTGCTGTTTCACACCGACGCCGTGCAGGCGGTCGGTAAGGTGCCCTTCGACGTGAATGCGGCCAACGTCCATATGGCCTCAATCAGCGCGCACAAGATATACGGGCCGAAGGGCGTGGGCGCGCTTTACGTGCGGCGGCGAAACCCGCGCGTGCTGCTGACGCCCATCATCGAGGGCGGCGGCCACGAGCGCGGCATGCGGTCAGGGACGTTGAACGTGCCCGGCATCGTTGGTTTCGGTATGGCGGCGGAACTCTGCCGGCTCGAGATGCCGACCGAGTCGGCGCACACGAGAGCGCTTCGCGACCGGCTCAACCGGAAGCTGCACGAGAACCTCGACCAGTTGTACATCAACGGCTCGATGGAGCACCGGCTGCCGGGCAGCCTGAACATCAGCTTCGCCTACGTCGAGGGCGAATCGCTGCTGATGGGGATCAACGACGTGGCGGTGTCGTCCGGCTCGGCTTGCACGTCGGCGAGTCTTGAGCCCTCCTACGTGCTCAAGGCGCTCGGCACGGGCGACGAACTGGCGCACTCGTCCATCCGATTCGGGATCGGCCGGTTCAATACCGAAGAAGAAGTCGATTACGTCGCCGACAAGCTCGTGGGCGTCGTGCGCAAGCTCCGCGAGATGTCGCCGTTGTACGAGATGGCCAGAGAAGGCGTCGACCTGTCGAAGATGCAGTGGCAGGCGCATTAG
- the iscU gene encoding Fe-S cluster assembly scaffold IscU yields the protein MSYSDKVVDHFNHPRNVGSLPKDDPSVGTGLVGAPECGDVMKLQVRVNPATGVIDEAKFKTFGCGSAIASSSLATEWLKGKTVDEAMAIKNTDIVAELALPPVKVHCSVLAEDAIKAAIADFKQKQQEVGQ from the coding sequence ATGTCGTATTCAGATAAGGTCGTGGATCACTTCAATCATCCGCGCAACGTGGGTTCGTTGCCGAAAGACGATCCCAGCGTGGGCACGGGGCTGGTTGGCGCGCCAGAGTGCGGCGACGTCATGAAGCTGCAGGTGCGCGTGAACCCGGCGACCGGTGTGATTGACGAAGCGAAATTCAAGACGTTCGGCTGCGGATCGGCCATTGCCAGCTCCAGCCTGGCCACCGAGTGGCTCAAGGGCAAGACAGTGGACGAGGCGATGGCGATCAAGAACACGGACATCGTTGCCGAGCTGGCGCTGCCGCCCGTCAAGGTGCACTGTTCGGTGCTGGCGGAAGACGCCATCAAGGCGGCCATCGCCGATTTCAAGCAGAAACAGCAAGAGGTGGGGCAGTAG
- a CDS encoding iron-sulfur cluster assembly accessory protein: MATELAIQITEAAARHIEKLMAKQEITEGGLRVGIKGGGCSGLSYTFSWDKQARTGDEVFEGPGTAKIFVDRKSLIYLAGTTLDYDSALMGKGLHFINPNAKSSCGCGSSFTV; encoded by the coding sequence ATGGCAACTGAACTCGCGATTCAGATCACCGAGGCGGCGGCGCGGCACATCGAGAAACTGATGGCCAAACAGGAGATCACCGAGGGTGGCCTGCGCGTGGGCATCAAGGGGGGCGGCTGCTCCGGGCTGAGCTACACGTTCAGCTGGGACAAGCAGGCCCGCACGGGTGACGAGGTCTTCGAAGGGCCCGGAACGGCGAAGATCTTCGTGGACAGGAAGAGCCTCATCTACCTCGCCGGCACGACGCTCGACTACGATTCGGCGCTGATGGGCAAGGGGCTGCACTTCATCAATCCGAATGCGAAGAGCAGCTGCGGGTGCGGCAGCTCCTTCACGGTGTAG
- the hscB gene encoding Fe-S protein assembly co-chaperone HscB, with protein MEPDTSAVTIQPCKNCGTQAPVDVHFCPRCDRILTLGRHGDYFTFFGLPRRLRVDEADLDQRFRALSRQFHPDYFYNASSTERLASLERSSYLNDGFRTLREPVDRIEYLLKLEGFEPKGAHEATAQVPPELLEEVFELNEQLEAIQQMRADGASEAEVAAALEAARRPIQASLDDHERQLNLLMAQHDAEWERGDAAGRRQTLEALRAQLMQRTYLTNLLATVRRELGGDQAARL; from the coding sequence ATGGAGCCAGACACATCGGCGGTGACAATCCAGCCCTGCAAGAACTGTGGCACGCAGGCGCCAGTCGACGTGCACTTCTGCCCGCGCTGCGACAGGATCCTCACGCTCGGCCGGCACGGCGACTACTTCACCTTCTTTGGCCTGCCGCGACGGCTGCGCGTGGACGAGGCCGATCTTGATCAACGCTTTCGCGCGCTCAGCCGGCAGTTTCATCCGGACTACTTCTACAACGCGAGTTCGACCGAGCGGCTGGCGAGCCTGGAACGATCGTCGTACCTGAATGACGGGTTCCGCACGCTGCGCGAGCCGGTCGATCGGATCGAGTACCTCCTGAAACTGGAAGGCTTCGAGCCGAAGGGGGCGCACGAGGCCACCGCGCAGGTGCCGCCTGAGCTGCTCGAGGAAGTCTTCGAGCTCAACGAGCAGCTCGAGGCGATTCAACAGATGCGCGCCGACGGGGCATCCGAGGCGGAAGTGGCCGCGGCGCTCGAAGCGGCGCGGAGGCCGATCCAGGCCAGCCTCGACGATCACGAACGCCAGTTGAACCTCCTGATGGCACAGCACGACGCAGAGTGGGAGCGCGGCGACGCCGCCGGCCGCCGCCAGACGCTCGAGGCGCTGCGGGCGCAGCTCATGCAGCGCACGTATCTGACCAATCTTCTCGCAACGGTCCGGCGGGAACTGGGCGGCGACCAGGCAGCGCGACTATGA
- the hscA gene encoding Fe-S protein assembly chaperone HscA has protein sequence MSNVVGIDLGTTNSLVAIVRDGAPAVLADESGDTLLPSIVSAGDRDAVYVGREAQRRLLTDPARTVYSVKRFMGRGIEDVSGESRWFPFTVSGQPGGVVHIQLGDRDLTPPEISGFILRELKRRAEAAFTRDGDVDPEVDRAVITVPAYFNDAQRTATRDAGRLAGLDVLRIINEPTAACLAYGLDKRHQGVIAVYDLGGGTFDISILKVEDGVFQVLSTNGDTHLGGDDIDRLLVEQIAAELGLDPATSRHAVQAIRKAVIQAKWDLSDFDQADIVIDRIPGRAGAYRRHITRAEFETLIAPTVDKTMGPCRRALEDAGLKPEQIDEVVLVGGSTRIPLVGREVERLFGKAPHSDLNPDEVVALGAAVQADILVSGRREMLLLDVTPLSLGIETMGGIVSKLILRNSTIPASGSEMFTTFVDSQTAVDIHILQGEREMAADNRSLGRFKLRGIPPMPAGLPRVQVRFQIDANGILSVHARELRTNVEQAIEVKPSYGLTDEEVEQMLIDSFEHAQEDVEARMLIEVRNDAETVMQATEKTLRHPEFDQIAAAQLSPAEVASIRAALADLASVMSTSDRLLLQAKAHALNEGTRHLAEVMMNRTVQAALAGRTAEEVAVNGR, from the coding sequence ATGAGCAACGTGGTCGGTATCGATCTGGGCACGACCAACAGCCTCGTCGCGATCGTGCGCGATGGCGCTCCGGCTGTGCTGGCTGACGAGTCCGGCGACACGCTGCTGCCCTCAATCGTCTCGGCCGGCGACCGCGATGCCGTGTACGTGGGCCGCGAGGCGCAGCGACGGCTCCTGACCGACCCGGCGCGCACGGTCTACTCGGTGAAGCGCTTCATGGGCCGCGGCATCGAAGACGTATCCGGCGAGTCGCGCTGGTTTCCCTTCACGGTCAGCGGCCAGCCAGGTGGCGTCGTTCACATCCAGCTGGGTGATCGCGACCTGACGCCACCCGAGATCTCCGGCTTCATTCTGCGGGAGCTCAAGCGGCGCGCCGAAGCCGCGTTTACTCGCGACGGCGATGTCGATCCCGAAGTGGACCGCGCCGTCATCACGGTGCCCGCCTACTTCAACGATGCCCAGCGGACGGCCACCCGCGACGCGGGACGGCTCGCGGGCCTCGATGTTCTGCGCATCATCAACGAGCCGACAGCGGCCTGCCTGGCCTACGGCCTGGACAAACGCCACCAGGGCGTGATCGCCGTCTACGACCTGGGCGGAGGCACCTTCGACATCTCGATTCTCAAGGTCGAGGATGGCGTGTTCCAGGTGCTCTCGACCAACGGCGATACGCATCTTGGCGGCGACGACATCGACCGACTGCTGGTCGAACAGATCGCGGCCGAACTCGGCCTGGACCCGGCGACTTCGCGCCACGCCGTTCAGGCGATTCGCAAGGCGGTCATCCAGGCGAAGTGGGACCTGTCGGACTTCGATCAGGCCGACATCGTCATCGATCGGATCCCGGGGCGCGCTGGTGCCTACCGTCGCCACATCACACGCGCGGAGTTCGAGACGCTCATCGCGCCGACGGTCGACAAGACCATGGGGCCATGCCGTCGCGCGCTGGAAGACGCCGGGCTCAAGCCCGAACAGATCGACGAGGTCGTCCTGGTCGGAGGCTCGACGCGCATTCCGCTGGTCGGTCGCGAGGTCGAGCGGCTGTTCGGCAAGGCCCCGCACTCGGACCTGAATCCCGACGAGGTGGTAGCGCTCGGCGCCGCCGTGCAGGCCGACATTCTCGTGAGTGGCAGGCGCGAGATGCTGCTGCTCGACGTCACGCCGCTGTCGCTCGGCATCGAGACGATGGGCGGCATCGTGTCGAAGCTGATTCTGCGCAATTCGACCATTCCGGCCAGCGGCAGCGAGATGTTCACGACGTTTGTCGACAGTCAGACCGCCGTCGATATCCACATCCTGCAGGGCGAGCGCGAGATGGCCGCCGACAACCGCTCGCTCGGCCGCTTCAAGCTCAGAGGCATCCCGCCGATGCCCGCGGGCCTGCCGCGCGTCCAGGTCAGGTTCCAGATCGACGCCAACGGCATCCTGAGCGTGCATGCGCGCGAGTTGCGCACCAATGTCGAGCAGGCGATCGAAGTGAAGCCGTCGTACGGGCTGACCGACGAGGAGGTCGAGCAGATGCTGATCGACTCGTTCGAGCATGCGCAGGAAGATGTGGAGGCGCGGATGCTGATCGAGGTCCGCAACGACGCCGAGACGGTCATGCAGGCCACCGAGAAGACGCTGCGGCACCCGGAGTTCGATCAGATCGCGGCCGCCCAGTTGTCCCCCGCCGAGGTCGCGTCGATTCGCGCAGCGCTTGCCGATCTGGCGTCGGTCATGTCCACATCCGATCGCCTGTTGCTTCAAGCGAAGGCGCACGCCCTGAATGAGGGCACCCGCCACCTCGCCGAGGTGATGATGAACCGGACCGTCCAGGCGGCGCTGGCGGGCCGCACGGCCGAAGAGGTGGCCGTCAACGGCCGCTGA
- a CDS encoding 2Fe-2S iron-sulfur cluster-binding protein, translated as MPKVTFIVDGETRMLDVDLASLTYSDHGLPGSLLDIARSFDVPLEHACGGNCACTTCHVIVREGADNLSEMQDDELDRLDTAWDVTPLSRLGCQAVVKGDVICEIPMYTRNYVQEGGAIRLGKPGAPKEREAGT; from the coding sequence ATGCCGAAAGTCACGTTCATCGTCGATGGCGAGACCCGGATGCTCGACGTGGATTTGGCGTCGCTGACGTACTCGGACCACGGGCTGCCCGGGTCGCTGCTGGATATCGCCAGGAGCTTCGATGTGCCGCTCGAGCACGCGTGCGGCGGCAACTGCGCGTGTACGACCTGCCACGTGATCGTTCGCGAGGGCGCTGACAACCTGAGCGAGATGCAGGATGACGAACTCGACCGGCTCGACACCGCCTGGGATGTGACGCCGCTTTCGCGCCTGGGGTGCCAGGCCGTCGTCAAGGGCGACGTCATCTGCGAGATCCCGATGTACACACGCAACTACGTGCAGGAGGGCGGCGCCATCCGCCTCGGAAAGCCCGGGGCGCCGAAGGAGCGGGAGGCAGGCACGTGA
- the iscX gene encoding Fe-S cluster assembly protein IscX: MKWTDSEEIGIALCEKWPDVDPLTLRFVDLRQRVIELDGFVDDPHASNEPKLEAIQIAWYEEWKDREV; the protein is encoded by the coding sequence GTGAAGTGGACCGACTCTGAAGAGATCGGCATCGCGCTTTGCGAGAAGTGGCCCGACGTGGATCCGCTCACGCTGCGATTCGTGGATCTGCGTCAGCGCGTGATCGAACTGGACGGGTTCGTCGACGATCCCCACGCCTCGAACGAACCCAAACTGGAGGCCATCCAGATTGCGTGGTACGAGGAGTGGAAGGACAGGGAGGTCTAG
- a CDS encoding ABC transporter substrate-binding protein has protein sequence MRIHVAHSPDSDDAFMFFALARGHVDTKGFEFVHVLSDIETLNRAAFEGKYEVTAISIHAYAHLHDRYILLPHGASMGSNYGPVVVAKTGAPDSLDGVRVAVPGMLTTAYLALKLYRPDVETVVMPFDQIQEAVARGDVSAGLLIHEGQLTYADEGLKKIVDLGEWWATETGGLPLPLGGNVIRRDLGPDTIKRVSALLLESISYGLAHRTEALDYAMQFGRGLDRAKADRFVGMYVNDLTLGYGDDGRRAVRLLLDRAHQAGIIPHAVAVEFA, from the coding sequence ATGCGCATCCACGTCGCCCACAGTCCCGATTCCGATGATGCCTTCATGTTCTTCGCGCTGGCCAGAGGCCACGTGGACACGAAGGGTTTTGAGTTCGTGCACGTGCTGTCTGACATCGAGACGCTGAACCGGGCGGCGTTCGAAGGGAAGTACGAAGTCACCGCCATCTCGATTCACGCGTACGCGCATCTGCACGACCGGTACATCCTGCTGCCGCACGGGGCGAGCATGGGATCGAACTACGGCCCGGTCGTCGTGGCGAAGACCGGCGCTCCGGATTCGCTCGACGGCGTGCGCGTGGCGGTTCCCGGCATGCTCACCACGGCCTATCTGGCGCTCAAGCTCTACCGGCCGGATGTCGAGACGGTCGTGATGCCATTCGACCAGATTCAGGAAGCCGTCGCGCGCGGCGACGTGTCTGCCGGCCTGCTCATCCACGAAGGCCAGCTCACCTACGCGGACGAAGGACTGAAGAAGATCGTGGATCTCGGCGAGTGGTGGGCGACCGAGACCGGAGGCCTGCCGCTGCCCCTCGGGGGCAACGTGATCCGCCGCGATCTCGGGCCCGACACGATCAAGCGGGTCAGCGCGCTCCTGCTCGAGAGCATCAGCTACGGTCTGGCTCACCGCACCGAAGCGCTCGACTACGCGATGCAGTTTGGCCGCGGTCTCGACCGGGCCAAGGCGGATCGATTCGTCGGGATGTACGTCAACGACCTGACGCTCGGCTATGGCGACGATGGCCGCAGGGCGGTGCGGCTGCTCCTCGATCGCGCCCACCAGGCCGGCATCATCCCGCACGCGGTCGCGGTCGAATTCGCGTAG
- a CDS encoding Uma2 family endonuclease, protein MASVEAAHSHVTYADLERWPDDGKQYELYDGEVRVVPAPTFFHQIVLANLLDILQVYRKTHGGFVLPAPLDIIFREDTVLQPDVTFLTESTFRLLDVHKPIRSAPDLVIEILSPSTSKWDRIKKYGVYARYGVAEYWIVDPGNETVEIFALRDGAYELAASGQRGGQLMSATLPGLVVELERVFSTQ, encoded by the coding sequence ATGGCGAGCGTGGAAGCGGCACATTCGCACGTCACATACGCCGACTTGGAGCGCTGGCCCGATGACGGCAAGCAGTACGAGTTGTACGACGGCGAGGTGCGTGTGGTTCCAGCGCCGACCTTCTTCCACCAAATTGTCCTGGCCAACCTCCTGGACATCCTGCAGGTTTATCGCAAGACTCACGGCGGTTTTGTACTCCCCGCCCCGCTCGACATCATCTTCCGGGAAGATACCGTCCTTCAGCCGGATGTCACGTTCTTGACCGAATCGACGTTTCGCCTCCTGGATGTGCACAAGCCGATTCGTTCTGCGCCAGACCTGGTGATCGAGATCCTCTCGCCTTCCACGTCGAAGTGGGATCGCATCAAGAAGTACGGCGTGTACGCGCGCTACGGCGTGGCCGAGTACTGGATCGTCGATCCGGGCAACGAAACCGTCGAGATCTTTGCGCTTCGGGATGGGGCGTATGAACTTGCGGCGTCGGGACAGCGGGGCGGGCAGTTGATGTCAGCCACGCTGCCGGGGCTGGTGGTGGAACTCGAACGGGTGTTCTCGACGCAGTAG
- a CDS encoding helical backbone metal receptor, with translation MRMAATACALAMLLATLPVETQRVPQRIVSLVPSVTEMLFAIGAGPRIVAVSSFDHFPADVDRLPRVGALVDPDIEKILSLRPDLVINYGSQNDLTAKLARANVLTFTYRHGSLGDITATLRELGRRVGLAAKAERVAAGIERDLDGIRTRVKSEARPKALLVIGREPRSLRALNVSGGRGFLHDLLDLAGGTNIFGDVNRESLLVSTETILARAPDVILELHYTEAPSRTLVDQERAAWSILSAVPAVRNGRVELLFGEELVLPGPRVVLTATAFARALHPSLMAR, from the coding sequence ATGAGAATGGCCGCCACGGCCTGCGCCCTCGCGATGCTGCTCGCGACCCTCCCCGTCGAGACTCAGCGCGTTCCGCAGCGCATCGTGTCGCTCGTGCCGTCGGTGACGGAGATGCTGTTCGCGATCGGTGCGGGTCCGAGGATCGTTGCCGTAAGCAGTTTCGATCACTTCCCGGCGGACGTCGATCGGCTGCCGCGAGTGGGTGCGCTGGTCGATCCCGACATCGAAAAGATTCTCTCGTTGCGGCCTGATCTGGTCATCAACTACGGCAGCCAGAACGACCTCACCGCCAAGCTCGCGCGAGCCAACGTGCTGACGTTCACGTACCGCCACGGGTCGCTCGGAGACATCACCGCAACGCTGCGTGAACTGGGGCGCCGGGTGGGCCTGGCGGCGAAGGCCGAGCGCGTCGCGGCCGGCATCGAACGCGATCTCGACGGGATTCGGACGCGCGTGAAGAGCGAAGCGCGGCCAAAGGCGCTCCTTGTGATCGGCCGTGAACCGCGGTCGTTGCGTGCCCTCAACGTCAGCGGCGGCCGCGGGTTTCTGCACGATCTGCTGGATCTGGCCGGCGGAACCAACATCTTCGGCGACGTGAATCGCGAGTCCCTGCTGGTGTCGACCGAGACGATTCTGGCCCGCGCGCCGGACGTGATCCTGGAGCTGCACTACACCGAAGCGCCATCGCGGACCCTGGTCGATCAGGAACGCGCGGCGTGGAGCATCCTGTCCGCGGTGCCGGCCGTGCGAAACGGCCGGGTCGAGTTGTTGTTCGGCGAAGAGCTGGTGCTGCCCGGGCCGCGAGTCGTCCTGACGGCGACGGCCTTTGCGCGGGCGTTGCATCCCTCCCTGATGGCGCGGTAG
- a CDS encoding iron ABC transporter permease, producing the protein MPDVRRRLIGWTLLLGSVALAAAAGAPLIGTTRINLSRAFDTTLPWADNVDAQIFFIARLPRVLAAALVGASLAAAGVVFQALLRNPLATPFTLGVSAGAALGAVLAISLKLQLMLWGVSAVTGASFAGSLGAVGIVYALARARHSGFSTNVLLLAGVTLNSFFSALILFVQYIADPAETVQTLRWLMGDLGVAGYGPILAALPLTLVAFVAFAWLPRAMNLLSLGTDAAASRGVNVVRTQQVAFFSASLVTGAAVSLGGPIGFIGIIVPHLVRLLVGADHRIVLPAAALLGAAFLIACDVLARLVMAPVELPVGIITAIIGGPFFLWLLVRQR; encoded by the coding sequence ATGCCTGACGTGCGACGCCGGCTCATCGGGTGGACCCTGCTGCTGGGATCGGTGGCGCTGGCCGCGGCGGCCGGCGCACCGCTCATCGGGACGACGCGGATCAATCTTTCCCGCGCGTTCGACACCACCTTGCCGTGGGCCGACAACGTCGATGCGCAGATCTTCTTTATCGCCAGGCTGCCGCGTGTGCTGGCCGCGGCGCTTGTGGGGGCGTCTCTTGCAGCGGCCGGTGTCGTGTTCCAGGCGCTGCTTCGCAACCCGCTCGCCACCCCGTTCACGCTCGGCGTATCGGCTGGCGCGGCCCTTGGGGCCGTGCTGGCCATCTCGCTCAAGCTGCAGTTGATGCTCTGGGGCGTGTCGGCGGTTACCGGCGCGAGCTTCGCCGGATCGCTCGGTGCCGTCGGCATCGTGTATGCGCTGGCGCGGGCTCGCCACAGCGGCTTCTCTACCAATGTGCTGCTGCTCGCGGGCGTGACGCTGAACTCTTTCTTCTCGGCGCTCATCCTGTTCGTCCAGTACATCGCCGACCCGGCCGAGACCGTCCAGACGCTGCGCTGGCTGATGGGAGACCTCGGCGTCGCCGGCTACGGCCCGATCCTCGCGGCGCTTCCGCTGACGCTGGTGGCCTTCGTCGCATTCGCGTGGCTGCCGAGGGCGATGAATCTGCTGAGCCTGGGCACTGATGCGGCCGCCTCCCGCGGCGTCAATGTGGTGCGCACGCAGCAGGTCGCCTTCTTCAGCGCCTCGCTCGTCACCGGGGCCGCGGTGTCGCTTGGCGGGCCGATTGGATTCATCGGCATCATCGTGCCGCACCTGGTCCGCCTGCTGGTTGGCGCCGATCACCGGATCGTCCTGCCGGCCGCCGCCCTGCTCGGCGCGGCGTTCCTGATCGCGTGCGACGTGCTGGCGCGGCTGGTGATGGCGCCGGTCGAATTGCCGGTCGGCATCATTACGGCCATCATCGGAGGACCGTTCTTCCTGTGGCTCCTGGTGAGGCAAAGATGA
- a CDS encoding ABC transporter ATP-binding protein, producing the protein MLRADNVTYVHGIHGPTGAGAGTNDVLPGVRRVSMAVERGAVVGLLGPNGSGKTTLLRVLAGMLGPTEGRVTLDGTDIGALTRRALARRIAVVPQETHLAFDYTVGEVALMGRYPHLGPFELEGPRDLSIARDALAATGTVDLEHRSFATLSGGEKQRVVIASALAQQADILLLDEPTASLDLGYQLEISALVARLNRERGLTVVVATHDLNFAAGLCLSLILLRNGKVLAAGPTAETLSEAAIRALYDVEANVWFDERARRVAVVPIGKIHDA; encoded by the coding sequence TTGCTCCGCGCCGATAACGTCACCTACGTCCACGGGATCCACGGGCCGACCGGCGCTGGCGCCGGCACGAATGACGTGTTGCCAGGGGTCCGGCGCGTCTCGATGGCTGTCGAGCGCGGCGCTGTGGTTGGCCTGCTCGGTCCCAACGGCTCCGGCAAGACGACACTGCTGCGTGTGCTGGCCGGGATGCTCGGTCCCACCGAGGGACGTGTCACCCTTGATGGCACCGACATTGGCGCGCTCACCAGGCGGGCGCTCGCCCGCCGGATTGCCGTCGTGCCCCAGGAAACGCATCTGGCCTTCGACTACACCGTCGGCGAAGTGGCGCTGATGGGACGCTATCCACACCTGGGCCCGTTCGAACTGGAGGGTCCGCGCGACCTGAGCATTGCGCGTGACGCGCTGGCGGCGACAGGGACAGTGGATCTCGAACATCGATCCTTCGCGACTCTCTCCGGCGGCGAGAAGCAGCGGGTCGTGATCGCCAGCGCCCTGGCGCAGCAAGCCGACATTCTCCTGCTCGACGAGCCCACGGCGTCGCTCGATCTCGGGTACCAGCTGGAGATCTCGGCGCTGGTGGCGCGACTGAATCGTGAACGAGGTCTCACGGTCGTGGTCGCGACGCACGACCTGAATTTCGCCGCAGGGCTGTGTCTGTCGCTGATCTTGCTGAGAAACGGAAAGGTGCTGGCGGCCGGGCCGACGGCGGAGACGCTGAGCGAAGCGGCGATTCGGGCACTTTACGATGTCGAGGCGAACGTGTGGTTCGACGAGCGTGCGAGACGAGTTGCCGTGGTGCCAATCGGGAAGATCCACGATGCCTGA